One window of Scheffersomyces stipitis CBS 6054 chromosome 1, whole genome shotgun sequence genomic DNA carries:
- a CDS encoding predicted protein: protein MSSTDLDLENIPSIDLQTFTHASVSKQGDKYWFFEKSEESFPGQTFGLEISRILYHTESPFQDILIFESTTFGNVLVLNGIVQCTEKDEFAYQELITHLPIMSHPSPKKVLVIGGGDCGVIRELVKHVEDNTVESITMVEIDDMVIKLSTKFLPNMAKYHNHPKVNLRIEDGFKFLKETTEKFDVIITDSSDPEGPAEEFFQVNYFKLLLNALAKKGIVIMQSSENIWLNIDYLKDLLVKARIVFKNVAYSQCYMPSYTSGQLGLVIATNDEEKTLQTPLRRFSEEKESQIFQYYSSEIHSASFVLPKWAKNKLDL, encoded by the coding sequence ATGTCTAGCACAGATCTcgacttggaaaacataCCCAGCATAGACTTGCAAACTTTCACCCATGCCTCTGTGTCCAAGCAGGGCGACAAGTACTGGTTCTTTGAGAAAAGCGAGGAATCCTTCCCTGGACAGACGTTTGGGTTGGAAATCTCGCGGATCTTGTACCATACCGAGTCTCCCTTCCAGGACATTCTTATCTTTGAGTCCACCACTTTTGGCAATGTGTTGGTTCTCAACGGCATAGTTCAGTGCACAGAAAAGGACGAGTTTGCCTACCAGGAGTTGATAACCCATTTGCCTATCATGTCCCACCCTAGCCCCAAGAAGGTATTGGTCATTGGGGGAGGAGACTGTGGAGTCATCAGAGAACTTGTGAAGCATGTCGAGGACAACACCGTCGAATCTATCACCATGGTAGAGATCGATGACATGGtgatcaagttgtcgaCCAAATTTTTGCCCAACATGGCCAAGTACCACAACCACCCCAAAGTGAACTTGAGAATCGAAGACggcttcaagttcttgaaggaaaccACCGAGAAGTTCGATGTTATTATCACCGATTCGTCGGATCCCGAAGGTCCCGCAGAGGAATTCTTCCAGGTCAACTACTTTAAGTTATTGTTAAACGCATTGGCCAAAAAGGGCATTGTCATCATGCAGAGCAGCGAGAATATCTGGCTCAATATCGACTACTTGAAAGACTTGCTTGTTAAGGCACGAATTGTGTTTAAAAACGTTGCATACAGTCAGTGCTACATGCCTAGTTATACCAGTGGACAGTTGGGTTTAGTTATAGCTACtaatgatgaagaaaagacatTGCAAACCCCATTGAGACGGTTCCTGGAGGAGAAGGAGAGccagatttttcagtattACAGCCTGGAAATTCATAGTGCATCGTTTGTGTTGCCAAAATGGGCTAAGAATAAGTTGGATCTATAG